From Oryza brachyantha chromosome 9, ObraRS2, whole genome shotgun sequence, a single genomic window includes:
- the LOC102702594 gene encoding S-norcoclaurine synthase 1-like codes for MNEGSWSPEDTMGGAKVLNRELITEAAAIAFADPHHIPERYARADDAPAGGAAAAAVVGDDESYVLPVVDMARLLDPEHRAVEIACLGSACRSWGFFQLINHGADDAVIQQMKDDTVQFFELPVEEKKAVAVRPGGGIEGFGHHFNRSSTDKLDWAESLIVETQPIQRRNLQFWPSNPPTFRDSIDKYAMEMRNLATRLLGFMACDLGVEQGTLLAAFAGKRQSMVLHRYPPCRRPEEVVGIAPHSDGFGLTLLLQVDDTPGLQVMLGDGRWLPVRPLPGALVVNVGEILEVLTNGAYRSAFHRVVVDAERGRTTVVVFQDASVGGVVGPLPELGEPRYRAIGRSQYGKGHATEILGSGERFIDTLRTIR; via the exons ATGAATGAAGGGAGCTGGTCGCCGGAGGACACAATGGGAGGTGCCAAGGTCTTGAACAGGGAGCTCATCACGGAGGCCGCAGCCATTGCGTTCGCCGACCCTCACCACATACCGGAGAGGTATGCCCGCGCCGACGATgccccggccggcggcgccgccgccgccgccgtcgtcggggaTGACGAGAGCTACGTGCTGCCGGTGGTGGACATGGCGAGGCTGCTCGACCCTGAGCACAGGGCCGTGGAGATCGCTTGCCTTGGCTCTGCGTGTCGGAGCTGGGGTTTCTTCCAG CTGATAAACCATGGAGCTGATGACGCGGTGATTCAGCAAATGAAAGATGACACGGTGCAGTTCTTCGAGCTACCCGTCGAGGAGAAGAAGGCTGTGGCCGTCCGTCCAGGCGGCGGCATCGAAGGATTCGGCCATCACTTCAACAGATCATCCACCGATAAGCTGGACTGGGCGGAGAGCCTGATCGTCGAGACGCAGCCGATCCAGAGAAGAAACCTCCAATTTTGGCCCAGTAACCCGCCCACATTTAG GGATTCGATCGACAAGTACGCGATGGAGATGCGCAATCTGGCAACGCGACTGCTGGGGTTCATGGCCTGCGACCTGGGAGTGGAGCAGGGCACGCTGCTGGCCGCCTTCGCCGGGAAGCGGCAGAGCATGGTGCTGCACCGGTAccctccctgccgccgcccggAGGAGGTGGTCGGCATCGCGCCGCACTCCGACGGCTTCGGGCtgacgctgctgctgcaggtCGACGACACGCCCGGCCTGCAGGTCATGCTGGGCGACGGCCGGTGGCTCCCGGTGCGGCCGCTGCCGGGCGCCCTCGTCGTCAACGTCGGCGAGATCCTCGAGGTGCTCACCAACGGCGCGTACAGGAGCGCGTTCCACAGGGTGGTGGTCGACGCGGAGAGGGGCCGGACGACGGTCGTGGTGTTCCAGGACGCCAGCGTCGGCGGAGTGGTCGGGCCGCTGCCGGAGCTCGGGGAGCCACGGTACCGTGCAATCGGCAGGTCGCAGTACGGCAAGGGCCACGCGACGGAGATCCTTGGCAGTGGCGAAAGGTTCATCGACACACTCAGGACGATCAGATAG